A single window of Nocardioides baekrokdamisoli DNA harbors:
- a CDS encoding M48 family metallopeptidase has translation MNQPVRPRVQLPGISSRAWEHPADRGALVALRKLRGFDTILKALSGLVNERTVRLSLLGSAVKVDERQFTRLHWLLGDVGAALDVAELPELFVLADPQLNAVTIGMNRPMIVLNSGLVDLLDDEELRFVIGHEVGHALSGHAVYQTILLRLLALSGALGAIPLGGLGTRVIVAALFEWSRKAELSADRAALLACQDPQVALRVHMKVASGGHLEDLDPPSFLAQASEYEAAGDVRDMLLRLQLVENASHPFAVVRAKELRRWVDSGEYARILAGNYPRREDDAHAPLSEAAQEAAASYAESFSSIGDTLGRFLQDVVGVIGGVKGWLEEKLR, from the coding sequence ATGAACCAACCGGTCCGGCCCAGAGTCCAGCTTCCCGGGATCAGCTCCCGGGCGTGGGAGCACCCGGCGGACCGTGGGGCCCTTGTGGCGCTGCGCAAGTTGCGCGGATTCGACACGATCCTCAAGGCACTGTCGGGACTGGTCAACGAGCGTACGGTCCGGCTGTCGCTGCTCGGCAGCGCGGTGAAGGTCGACGAACGACAGTTCACCCGGCTGCACTGGCTCCTGGGCGACGTGGGCGCGGCACTGGACGTCGCTGAGCTTCCTGAACTCTTCGTGCTAGCAGACCCGCAACTCAACGCCGTGACCATCGGTATGAATCGGCCGATGATCGTTCTCAACAGCGGCCTGGTGGATCTGCTCGACGATGAGGAACTCAGATTCGTGATCGGTCACGAGGTGGGGCACGCGCTCAGCGGCCACGCCGTTTATCAGACCATCCTGCTGCGTCTTCTGGCCCTCTCCGGCGCACTGGGAGCGATCCCGCTGGGCGGCCTGGGCACTCGGGTGATCGTGGCCGCGTTGTTCGAATGGTCCCGGAAGGCGGAGCTCTCCGCAGACCGAGCCGCCCTGCTGGCGTGTCAGGATCCACAGGTCGCGCTGCGCGTCCACATGAAGGTCGCGAGCGGTGGCCATCTGGAGGATCTGGACCCGCCATCCTTCCTCGCCCAGGCCAGTGAGTACGAGGCGGCCGGCGATGTGCGCGACATGCTCCTGCGGTTGCAATTGGTCGAGAATGCCAGCCATCCGTTCGCGGTCGTACGCGCGAAGGAACTGCGCCGGTGGGTGGACAGTGGCGAGTACGCCCGCATCCTTGCCGGGAACTACCCGCGTCGCGAGGACGATGCCCACGCGCCCCTGAGTGAGGCAGCGCAGGAGGCTGCGGCGAGCTACGCCGAATCCTTCAGCAGCATCGGTGACACCCTGGGGCGCTTCCTTCAGGACGTGGTCGGCGTGATTGGCGGAGTCAAGGGCTGGCTGGAGGAGAAACTCCGTTGA
- a CDS encoding flavin-containing monooxygenase yields MNEHIETVIIGGGQAGLSTGHHLKQMGRPFVILDSNGRLGDQWRRHYDSLVLFTPRKYDGLPGLPFPGEPTGFPRRDEVAAYIEAYALHHELPVRTNTAVTGVTRREDGTFLVSIEGGDLTCDNVVVAVGKASQPRVPSFAADLDPAITQLHSSAYRSVSDVPAGRVLVVGASHSGADIAYELAATHPVTLSGRDTGQIPGRPEDPRSQRIFPVMLWTWNHVLTRRTPMGRKVMKAMRAHGAPLLRTKAPDLAGVGVERTTERVVEVRDGRPVLSDGTVIEATSVVWATGFGHSFGWIEDLPLAADGWPAEYRGEVAAVPGLYFCGLIFQYAFSSMVFPGIGRDAQYVADRIAARARATESKAAEPLVGLRA; encoded by the coding sequence ATGAACGAGCACATCGAGACCGTCATCATCGGCGGCGGGCAGGCAGGACTGTCGACCGGACATCACCTCAAGCAGATGGGGCGGCCGTTCGTCATCCTCGACTCGAACGGTCGCCTCGGCGACCAGTGGCGTCGGCACTACGACTCGCTCGTACTGTTCACCCCGCGCAAGTACGACGGCCTCCCCGGACTGCCGTTCCCAGGTGAGCCGACTGGATTCCCGCGTCGCGACGAGGTGGCCGCGTACATCGAGGCGTACGCGCTGCACCATGAACTGCCGGTGCGTACGAACACGGCGGTCACCGGCGTGACACGACGCGAGGACGGCACCTTCCTGGTCAGCATCGAGGGCGGCGATCTCACCTGCGACAACGTCGTCGTCGCAGTCGGCAAGGCGAGTCAGCCCCGAGTCCCGTCCTTCGCAGCCGATCTGGATCCCGCGATCACGCAACTGCACTCCAGCGCCTACCGCAGCGTCTCCGACGTACCGGCCGGTCGCGTGCTGGTGGTGGGTGCGTCGCACTCCGGCGCCGACATTGCGTACGAGCTCGCGGCGACACATCCGGTCACGCTGTCGGGCCGCGACACCGGCCAGATTCCCGGGCGCCCCGAGGACCCGCGCTCTCAGCGGATCTTCCCGGTGATGTTGTGGACGTGGAATCACGTGCTGACCCGTCGTACTCCGATGGGTCGCAAGGTCATGAAGGCGATGCGTGCGCACGGGGCGCCGCTCTTGCGTACCAAGGCACCTGATCTGGCCGGCGTTGGTGTGGAACGCACTACTGAGCGCGTTGTCGAGGTGCGGGACGGAAGGCCGGTGCTCAGCGACGGAACCGTCATCGAGGCGACTTCGGTGGTGTGGGCCACGGGCTTCGGACACTCGTTCGGCTGGATCGAGGATCTCCCTCTCGCCGCTGACGGCTGGCCGGCGGAATATCGCGGCGAAGTGGCAGCGGTGCCCGGCCTCTACTTCTGTGGCCTGATCTTCCAGTACGCCTTCAGTTCGATGGTCTTCCCGGGCATTGGCCGCGACGCCCAGTATGTGGCTGACCGGATCGCGGCTCGGGCCCGGGCGACCGAGTCGAAGGCAGCCGAGCCGCTCGTCGGGCTGCGAGCGTGA